The Antedon mediterranea chromosome 11, ecAntMedi1.1, whole genome shotgun sequence genome window below encodes:
- the LOC140063093 gene encoding uncharacterized protein has product MFVDSVQGVNCYVCDGIYTNAQCNSAGSVQTCSSTDEICQNEILDDNGIHSIKKACKQDDSCYSEEDKNADECGLHLPKSHCRYCCTTNLCNQPENPSSNVPTTIPNSEVQTSTIHQTTELGELNSRSNLLMVGKHDAGLIMHRMIRTLSSQSAIRCAQQCMMERQCVSIYFGNSLCQLNTYTEESYGENINSNVNMKYYTISNWL; this is encoded by the exons ATGTTTGTAGATAGTGTACAAG GTGTAAATTGTTACGTATGTGACGGTATATACACGAACGCTCAATGTAATTCGGCGGGTTCCGTACAAACGTGCAGCAGTACTGATGAG aTCTGTCAAAATGAAATTCTTGATGATAACGGAATACATTCGATAAAGAAGGCGTGCAAACAAGACGATTCCTGTTATAGTGAGGAAGATAAAAACGCCGATGAATGTGGTTTACACTTGCCAAAGTCTCATTGTCGATACTGTTGCACTACTAATTTGTGTAACCAGCCTGAAAATCCTTCTTCTAATGTGCCGACCACAATTCCTAATTCAGAAGTACAGACATCAACCATACACCAGACGACAG AACTTGGAGAACTAAACTCCAGATCAAACTTATTAATGGTCGGCAAACATGATGCCGGGCTAATAATGCATCGAATGATCCGGACACTTAGTAGCCAGTCCGCCATCAGATGTGCGCAGCAATGCATGATGGAACGCCAGTGCGTATCTATTTACTTCGGTAATAGTTTATGCCAGCTGAACACATATACTGAAGAAAGTTACGGAGAAAATATTAATTCAAATGTTAATATGAAATATTACACAATTAGCAATTGGCTCTAA
- the LOC140062308 gene encoding epoxide hydrolase 4-like, translating to MAKLLKLFTMWLIQWIFAVYYGLIVSFAILCDIIKSGPKTFFHRETRTSRPECMNDPALGIHGFLNLQTGIRIHYVAAGDENKPLMLFLHGFPECWYSWRYQMKAFKSEYRVVSVDMRGYGESDCPVGMKNYSSRILTDDIRDIISELGYSSCVLVAHDWGGAIAWYVAMEYPELVDKLIINNVPHPDRFSKHMSSHWSQFRKSWYMFLFQLPYLPELMLRAKDYSFLKGSFMGKSFGIRTPDMFTLTDLEAMKFSFSQKGTITGAINYYRSALQTKPLRSKPIKCPTILIWGDKDGALEIEMTKGHDKYVDNFTLKIVEGASHWVQQDFPDEVNRIMSEFLKG from the exons ATGGCtaagttattaaaattatttacaatgtGGTTAATTCAATGGATTTTCGCTGTTTACTATGGGTTAATTGTTTCATTTGCTATATTGTGTGATATAATTAAAAGCGGTCCGAAGACTTTCTTTCATCGTGAAACACGCACGTCTCGACCAGAATGCATGAACGACCCAGCGCTTGGAATCCACGGCTTTTTGAACCTGCAAACA GGCATTCGTATCCATTATGTTGCAGCTGGAGATGAAAACAAACCTTTGATGTTGTTCTTACATGGGTTCCCAGAATGCTGGTACTCATGGCGATACCAGATGAAGGCTTTTAAGAGTGAATATAG AGTTGTATCTGTTGACATGCGTGGTTATGGTGAATCAGATTGCCCTGTTGGCATGAAAAATTACTCAAGTAGAATTCTAACTG aTGATATACGAGACATTATATCAGAACTAGGGTATAGTTCTTGTGTGTTAGTTGCCCATGACTGGGGAGGTGCGATTGCATGGTATGTTGCGATGGAGTATCCTGAACTTGTTGATAAATTGATTATTAACAATGTTCCTCATCCTGATCGTTTCTCAAAGCACATGTCATCTCATTGGAGTCAATTTAGGAAATCATG GTACATGTTTTTGTTTCAACTTCCTTATTTGCCAGAGCTAATGCTGAGAGCAAAGGACTACAGTTTCCTTAAGGGTTCCTTCATGGGAAAGTCTTTTGGAATCAGGACTCCAGATATGTTCACACTGACGGACTTGGAGGCTATGAAATTTTCATTCTCTCAAAAAG GTACTATAACTGGTGCTATCAACTATTATCGATCAGCCTTGCAAACAAAGCCATTACGATCTAAACCAATTAAATGCCCAACAATTCTTATCTGGGGTGACAAAGATGGCGCATTAGAAATAGAAATGACCAAGGGACACGACAAGTATGTAGACAATTTCACTTTGAAAATTGTTGAGGGCGCCAGTCATTGGGTACAACAAGACTTTCCAGACGAAGTGAATAGAATAATGAGTGAATTTCTGAAAGGGTAG
- the LOC140062394 gene encoding epoxide hydrolase 4-like produces the protein MLSLKRSCGFFIGKTPGYYYSLILGLIYGYFVLLKLAYSFIMNGPGWFFKRKRRGTWPGCMDEESHGKHGFLAVNGLKLHYVAAGDRSKPLMLFLHGFPECWYSWRHQMKAFCHLYRCVAIDMRGFGESDRPSGRESYKMQLLVGDVKAVISALGYSSCTLVGHGWGSIIAYTCSSWYPDIVDKLIVANGPHPTRYFEVLKTNLTQFMMSWYIFFFQVPFLPEFMLSVGDYPFLKKLFKNVDLTEEELEVYKYSMSRPGAVSGQVNYYRCLLRSPSSSWLKEDVVIHTPTLLIWGVNDIGMVLDITKGLDKYLTNVSKQYVDAGHCVQQEKPEEVNRLILEFLEK, from the exons atgttGTCTCTGAAGCGAAGTTGTGGGTTTTTCATTGGAAAAACTCCCGGTTATTATTACTCGTTAATTCTAGGCCTTATATATGGATACTTTGTTCTTCTAAAACTAGCGTACTCGTTCATTATGAACGGCCCTGGTTGGTTTTTCAAGCGTAAACGACGTGGGACATGGCCTGGCTGTATGGACGAGGAATCGCACGGAAAGCACGGATTTCTGGCTGTTAAT GGTCTGAAACTTCATTACGTTGCAGCCGGAGATCGCAGTAAGCCTTTGATGTTGTTCTTGCATGGCTTTCCAGAATGCTGGTACTCATGGCGACACCAGATGAAGGCTTTCTGTCATTTATATAG GTGTGTGGCAATAGACATGAGAGGGTTTGGCGAATCAGATCGTCCAAGTGGCAGAGAATCTTACAAAATGCAACTGTTGGTTG GTGATGTTAAGGCAGTGATATCAGCTCTTGGATATAGCTCTTGCACGTTAGTTGGTCACGGCTGGGGAAGCATTATTGCCTATACATGCTCTAGCTGGTATCCTGATATTGTTGACAAACTGATCGTTGCTAATGGACCACATCCTACAAGATATTTTGAAGTTTTGAAAACAAATCTAACGCAATTTATGATGTCATG GTACATATTCTTCTTTCAAGTTCCTTTCCTACCAGAGTTTATGCTTTCAGTTGGTGACTACCCGTTCCTTAAGAAATTATTCAAAAATGTGGATCTCACCGAAGAAGAGCTTGAAGTGTACAAATACAGTATGTCTAGACCAG GAGCTGTTTCAGGCCAAGTAAACTATTACCGATGCCTCCTTAGGTCTCCATCATCCTCGTGGCTTAAGGAAGATGTAGTAATCCACACGCCAACGCTATTAATATGGGGTGTGAATGATATAGGCATGGTATTGGACATAACTAAAGGACTTGATAAATACCTAACAAACGTTTCGAAACAGTACGTTGATGCAGGACATTGTGTTCAACAAGAAAAACCAGAAGAAGTTAATAGATTAATTTTAGAGTTTCTTGAAAAGTAG